From the genome of Pieris brassicae chromosome Z, ilPieBrab1.1, whole genome shotgun sequence:
CAATCTATTTGGCCTCCGCCCGATATCGTGCACACAAAGTAATCATTACTCATTCCGAAGTTTATTTACGACAGGAAGAAATTGCGATTGTTTTCTCTTAATGGTTATAACTTCCCAATACGCGCGATTGTTtgcagaaataattaaataatcttttagtTGCGTTGTAATGAGAGCGATTGCTAATTCGTCGATTGATTTGCTTTTTTGGTTTCATTCAAGTATTTTCATTTGGaagttaaatttgttaaattaatttagcaGTTCTTTAAAAGAGGAATGTTCTTGTaatagggtaggaaattaaagaTAGGTGGGATTGTGTGTTTGTCGTTTTGgattataaattgaattctTGTGGAAATTTTGGCATTTTTATCACTCTGTAAgttttcctttatttttaatttacgattttgttttaaattcgtGCAGTTTTAATGCAGCTTTGGGAAAATCTCTTAATTACGTAGAATACACCTattgcaaaagaaaaaaaatatatttgtttggtgaaaattactatataaaaagatttgGTACGATATTCCAgtaatacttttgttatttttataaataaactttactaTTTGTTCCAAATATAACCGCCGAACAATTAGCACACaacaacataataaaaaatgctttatataGCTTAAAGTCAAGTAAAAAGCATTTTCATATTTCGAATACGGAAATAGGTTCCGTCACTTTAATCATACCGCGTGTATCTAGAAATCAAGCAATTACATAATGCGTCATTTAGATCACCGTACGTGGTCAAGTTGCTCACGTAGTCTCACGTTTTGTGTGGCCGGCGGACATGACATCACCTCTGGCCAACAAGACACCGGTCTTATGGTCACCGTCCACAATGATAATGAAATGTATAAACTTTCTAGActcttataatttaatttaagttccACGGTTTAGTGATACAACGGAATACAACattattatcttatatatatactatactatataaatatttaaatatacgttACTCGTAAAATGTTGTGAATTCTGTTAATTCATCTACACATATCACGTGTAACTATTACCGCCTTATAGATATAATTTCGAAATTTTGTTCTCATTTTTAAGGACCTTTATTTAGACTCCGATTTCCGccgttttttcatttataatctaCAGCAAGTATATACCCAGTCATTTTGTTTATGACAATCTCCTTGCAATGTCCTCGAAAATCATTCTATGTTGCAACGGAGTGTTAACGAAGACGAAAAAATCAATGAACAAGACTAGACAAAATACATCAACAACTTTCATACAACAATCATAGTGCAAACGTAATGGGCAGCCCTAAACGTTGCCAGTTAGAGAATACGTGTACAGACAGCGATTTACAGCTCAAACTGCCAGTCCTCCTGTGTATTACCGAAGTATGGAACAATAAAGAGTGCGCGCTATGGCATATCAATGAAGACAGTCGTATGCAGTGAGCGCGCGCGTGCCATTAGTAAACCACAACCAGCTTGAAGTAATCGACCGGCTAATTTCATTCTAGACGCATTGCTCGCTTCCTCTTCCCTTTTTCCTATCGGTCAGCGGCTTGAATAGGATTCGTCATATTGTTGGATATTAAACAAGACTGGTAACACAGAGTAGTGTTttcgttctacaactgagaGTTTTTAAGGCAGGCACTATGCATtaccagctgcctactgaagtatttctgaaccaatttgacttacgCTCCTTCAGGAAAGGAACCTCCTTCTTCGTTTACCCcctcttatataaaaaaacgacTCTCCTGCGTGTTcacggctgtgtaccaatgcaTCTTTTCCAAATGGCGTCTTGGTAAGATTCAGTCATCCAAGTTAGGTAAACCATACGGTTTACCGGTGTAATTACATAAGCTTGTGCTCGACCGCATGTCTGTAGTGTGTATGGGCAGGCCTCGGTATATAAGAGCAGTGTTTagcatattttcttatatattgtGGCTGTCGCTTGCATAGGTTCAAAAACCTGCATAGTTCTAGGCTCAAACACGTGTTTGTACACATATACCTCTAGTACGTCAAATGCAATAGGAGTCATCCACCTAAAATAATCGTCTTATAAAGTATTGATATTAGGCTTGGACCCAAATATAGCCTGTGGCACATAGAgcagatataataataaaattaaaaaagaaaacagcTACAGAAATCGTCCAAGGCTTGTCCACTGTTGagttaatgataaatataaaatttattttaattatatagaatcCCTGCTGACCTCTTAcggaattaattaattatgtaataagcCTAATGATTTCAAAAAAGTAAacgtaaaaatatcaatactgATTATTAAAGTGTTTagtttatgatttaaatatattacttaaaacagTCCTGACGATTGCGCTTTCGTTTTCTAAAAACGTTTACTATAGAAAAAACACATTGTATTGCACATACAAGATATTCATATGGTAAAGGGACTATGCATAGAACAACACTTTGCAGGTAATCTAATCCCTATATGTCGAGCACGGCTCTGTAAACATATGTAGTATTGCTTGCATGTGGTCTCGTGTACATAATACCTTCGTTGTTCTGACAAACTACGAATTAGTACACGGCATTCGTATTCTACAGATACACCTGACTAGTATGACATACCAGCGTTTTATCTCACTGAACAAATCTTGTAGTATTACCTAGCAACAATAAAGAACTTCTGAGATAAGGATAATTTGCGTTTCAGCTATAAAaaccatttaataaataactaaaatagcTCACAAACATTATAGAGAgaaagaatattgttttatactttGTCAATACACACACACTACCATACATTATTATGACCTATATCGTcaacaaatattaatgaataacaAATAAGAAACTTCTAAATTCGTTATCCaagttatttgaaattaatttcccAAATTGAGCCAAATTAATGCATTGAGTCAGGAAGAGGTCATCTAAATAGGAATACAGATAATAGATTAAAACACTAATTGATTTATCTTCGGCGACGTTGACCGACTTACCtaaatataatgatattattttgaacCGAATTCTGTCAATTGTTATCTGAACTGGTCACACGATttgtagatttatttttttaaagtaaatttttgacGACGTCAAATTTTTCATCTATACATGGACgtaaaaaaatgtcatatcgaatttaatttatatattatacggtTACCTAAAGCACTAAAGCTTGATCACtgttcaatatttaatatattttaaactcgACATACAGTGACAAGTATTTTATAGCTTAATTGATGTATAACTGattgttgtaataataaaccatatattcattatatagCTCAAGGTCTGAATGTTATTACAAGACGCTACAAAATACTACACAAAATTAATTCCTATTATcaaactaataaaaacttgTACAACGATAGTTACAAATATGATTGCGAAACTGGCCTCCCAAGTTCATAAAATTGAATGTTCTCTGTATAACATGTGAGTAATAAACTGTGACCTAAGATAAGTGAGCCGCGGGCGCGACACTTAATTTTCGAGTCTACATACACGTCTTGTGAGGTCTTTAACAATACAGTGTACAGCGACTGAACTAAGACGGAACTGCGCGTTGTCTTCAACGTAATCTTCGCTTAACAGTAAGATGCTTAAGGGTActatgtacatacatacattggGGTTGAACTACACCCTTAATATGTttcattgattatttattttggaagTAATCGATTTAGTTTATCCATTATAGTGAGTACAGACCTGAGTGATCTTggttaattgtttaatatattaatttgttaattaggTAAAAGTGATAATTCCTTATGACTTGTAAGTCAggcattgattattatttagtgaagagaaaaatttttttttctcgtACGAGATACTTACGTGCATCGACACAAATGACGTCTTAGATATAGACTACTTCAATAAACTGTTGAGTGATGCGTGATAAACAGAAATTGTTGACATATCTAGTGAGAATTGATAACTTCTGGGAGGTACACAAATTTCGTTCTCCATTTATATGGacttaaaagcttttatagaatattatcAAATCATAGACGCTATGTAACCAAtactatttcatatttttacacGTTTATACGTTTTGTGACAGATTCTTTTTGTCTTACTGaagttcaataataattatttgatagcAAAGTTAagatattataagtttaattgttcttaaatttttatatttcacatACATTTTGcctatattaaaatcacattgaCACCTAAAATTAATCACCTAATTAATTCTAGAATTCCGTagaattaactttaataaagcatctgaaataacagttaatttaaaatgttccaGATAATCTTTAaatgttgaaaataataataaaatttgacacATGTACCTAGTGACCGTGAGAGTACTTTCTAACAAGGAAAGGCTCGGAACAATGTGAACCAACCGTTATTATCGGAGTTCGGACCTACAGCGAACGCCActactgtattattattgttaaattaattaaaactcgcCCGAGTTGCAATAAACTGTCTTATCAACTACGTAAGTAGGGGTCAAGACTCAAGTGaaacagaaaaataatttgccACTGATAAAAccaatagttataatttatgcCTTGTTTTCGTAAGCCAATCGAACTAACAAGaacatattgatatttttataataaatcgttGAGTATCATTTGAGTTTATTGATCACGAATCCACCACACGGAGTTATCTAAATGATTTAAGCAAATTGCTACAACTCGTAATTTTTTAACGATcgctgttttaataaaattacacgattgttaagttatataaaacatgtaaaatatgtaaaaaatatttctgaaaatTTCGTCCCTCAAAAGGGTATCAGCCCCCTAAGCAAAAACAAAGATGGCTGATGGTTTTCACGCTCGGCTTGTCATCGCGCACCGCCCAGCCGTCAGCCCCGTAGAACGCCCTTCGCACCAAGGTTATCTTGCCGAATGGCGTTTAGTCCGAAATTCCAGGTTATTACTGCTTGTTTCGTATTACAGGCATCCCTTTACTGTTTCTATTAGGGGTTTTTATACACGTGACCGGCCAATTAGTCCCCTGATATCATACGCCCAGGACGGTTATCGCGACGTGAATGCGTGCGGTAGGCCTTAATAGCGCGTTGTGAGCTTCGTAATGTATTTTTGGCGTGCCGCTCCCCAACCAGCATATCTACCCAACAATATTTAGTACCTGTATACGGACTTTTTAAAACTACCATAACCTCAGATTGGTCGTTGCGTGAGTCCATTCGTAAATTGCTACGACGAATAATTAGCTTTATCGGACAGAGGTTTTATGAACtctgttatttatttgtagcGAAAGGCAATGTTCTAGCGTTATTTACTCTTTGTACAGAGCTTGTTTCGTGGTTGTACGAGTTGTAGCAGTActgttgttttgtattttgttattagcGGCTTAATTTGGATGCCGGCCAAAACGGACAAATGATTATAGTGGCGATTTTAGGGAGGTTAAGTATTGAAACTGTTGTACTGGCATGATATTGCATTTAAAACTGCGTCGACTATTTGCACGAGCTAATTTTAGAGATTCAAGATTTAATTAGCAGctcgaataattttatttataataagatttACAATAACAGTGATGAAAATGAAAGAATATCCCATAGTCCATTTACTTtcctttcataaaaaatattctaaaccCGCTAAGAATTCTTAAGCTTCACATTTTAAAGAGCCCAAACGAAGTCACTATAATGCTtgtgtaataattatgtaataaatataaagtatatttttttctggttTCGCTCGAAACACAAGATAGTTGACACGTAACTCGATCATCTACACAATGCCCGATAAATTTTCAACACAAAACTGTCACCAAGATTTAAAAGACGTCTATAATTTCATAGGCGGTGTATCATTTGACTGATAAACTCGTTGATGTGGAAGAAATAGGCGAACAGTCAGCAACGCATGTTTGTCCCTATAGTAAGGTGTGAAGGTTCTAAACTGTTGTTTCTAGTCGCTGGCTGTACGCATTTGAAGTCGATGTCATTGGTAAATTCGAAATTGTAACATGATCGTAGTTGTACCTTTTAAGGCGGCAACTCAAAAGGCCTTTGTTTAATCAGCCTATTGGAATGAAAAAGCTATcctgataaaaaataactcgATGAATCCTTATAATACAGAACATGTAATTCTCTCAATAATACAATTCTCACTTGTACTATCCTAATTccaatataaattttgaagaTACCActaaaagtattttgtaaattttaatgttgaagataaaattaatttatcagagctatttataatatttttaaatctaattcgGAAGCTATGTTCCTATCAATGCAACAACTTTCAtagtgataaaaaatattgtgttgcGTAATTAAGactaaaataatgtacatatattgcaattaataaaatcgaaAAATCTTTGACTAAATACCTTTACGAGgcaatgataaaataataaatccatTCATAAAACGTTTGTGATAAAACTCAAATtgatattatcaaaaatagGATTCAAATGAAGCCCGGGCGTGATTCGTTTTAATAACAACAGCGATAGGTGGTAGcaataattttgtgtttatcTCATTTTTATGAGTTTAAGTAGGAAACGCGAGGTGGCTGGAGATAGGGATTTAATTGAAGGCAGGGGCGTACCACCCGCTGCGgcggaaaaaataataaaaaaatgaaccgCTGCCATCCCCGCGAGCGCGGATGCTGTGAAAGTGGCGCGTTGTGAATAAATGAACGTTTTTTTGTCTGCAGAATATGCCTAAGCTTCGTCGTTCCACTTTCGTATTATCGCTTCAATTCCGCGCTTGTTTAGCTCATTCATCAGGGAgacgtcattaaaatataacttttgcaCTTGATTATATAATAGAGCAAAAGATCCGCACTTTTATTTCGTGTAATTATCAAGAAGCTTCATGCTGACAATAGCTGaataaacgttattaaattagGCTAGTCGGCTGGGTTAATGAAAACGgtatcaaaacaaaataatattccatttcatatttatttacgagAATCTCATTCTGTTGGGGGCGAGAAGAATTAAGTCAACAACGGAGTTACAATAGAGACCGTGTTTATTTAGCAAGGTGTGTCAAATGAAATGGAGCTCTGTGTGTTATCTGATAAAGTAGCGAATCGATTGCTTCCCTCTTAGACAGGGGCGATGCCCGTCACTTCTGCGATTTAAGTgacagttttattaatttcccaTACTACTCATCCCTATTTTCCACCCTTCTCAGTTACCAACTGCATTGGTGGCATATGGATACACTTTTACGTTTATTCGCTTCTTCAACGATATATCAACTACGTCTCAATTTATtcgaatgtttttatatatttaactaaattgtttttgatataACTTTAACAAGGGCAATTAATGCTTTGTTATCCTCACTTGTACTATCGCTTTGTTTACTTAGAGCAGTTAATTAATCTTAATAGAACATAGATACGaggaatacataataaagaTAGGTGGGACTGCGTGGACTGCAAGCGAATGCGTACGGTTCGGGAGATAAGCTGCAACCTAACGTCGACACAGTAGCTAGAGGTTTATCTCGATTTCAATTATTACACTAGCTCTTTCATTGGACTGGTGGGGCGGCCACGGGAGGCAGGCGGCTACGCCGGGGCGGTCACGAACCAACTTATCTGCTCTTCCAAATCGGACTCGGCCATTTACGCTTGATTGTATCCACCTTTTAAAACTTTGCGAATTACTCCGTGTTGTTTCTCAGAATATTTTCCACGGTTTTATAGATGGAACTTTGTTGATTTTGAAAtactattttgaatattttaaattatattactgaTGGATGGTGTTGTTTATAAGAATTACTAGTAATTcgccttttgttttttaagtttatgtagtaatattattaagaaatataatatactttcgTACTAATTCGTGATCAGGAACATGATGTGATTaactccttacaaacattttataaaaaatactattggcgatttaaaagagtgacggagccagttcttctcgtcactggtagaaaatgtaaatttagaagtaTTATAACGttactgacgttcataagtgtacattaataaatactattttgattaaatactATACAGATATAAAGGTACTACGATGttctttaataacatttattttttgccaGCAGATATGGAATGGATCTCAATGGAGCAAGGCGGAAAAATGCAACCCGCGAAACGACGAGTACTTTAAAAGCATGGCTCAACGAGCATAAGAAAAATCCATATCCAACTAAAGGAGAGAAGATAATGTTAGCGATAATTACGAAGATGACTCTTACACAAGTCTCAACGTGGTTCGCAAACGCCCGCCGGCGTCTCAAGAAGGAAAACAAAATGACGTGGGAACCACGAAACAGAGTAGATGATGATGACAATAACAATGATGACGATGACCACAAAAGCAACGACGGAAAGGATGGATTGGGTATGTACtcttgaatatttaaatacatggCTCATGCAATCGTAATAATAGAGAATTCGCGAAATTCTTCAAAATTATTGACGTGTTTTGTTtcagaattatttaatgtatgctTGTGaccaaatttgaattttgatcACTCTGAAACTTACTGTTTAaccaattgttttaataaaacaagttttaaaaagtGAAACATTCTTTGACcacactttttttatagatggAAAAGACTCCGGCACTGGTTCGAGCGAAGATGGTGATAGGCCACAGCAAAGGTTAGATTTATTGGGTCAACGGACTGAATCTGAGTGGTCTGAATCACGAGCTGACAGCGGTCCAGAATCACCTGAGCCATACGAGCGGCCAATACATCCAGCGTTCCAGCATCTGCCATCAAGAGCGCCGCCGGGAAGCACACCCGCATCAGCGAAGCCGAGGATATGGTCTCTCGCAGACATGGCAAGTAAAGACGGGGAAGTGCCGGCACCACCCGCCTCCGCGTCTGCCTTCTATCAGTCAGCAGCTGCCGCGGCAGCCGCCCGCCTCGCTCACCCATACCGACCGGAGCTGTACCGCGGCCTTTACCCCCCGACGCATCCAGCAGATGTCGCCCTTCTGGAGTACTCCCGCTCTCTCGCTCTGGCTGCTCCCGCCCCGGCTCCCCCCGCACCATCCCCGTCGTCGTCCTCCACGTCGTCCCTTGCCGAGCCCCCTCCTCCCTCCCGCGCCTGACCGCTCGCCGCACGTCTACACCTGACGCACCGACAATAAACGCGATCGGCCCGTGAGTGTCGCGGTACACCtgtaaatatcaatataaatatacatacgtATATATGCGTGATAATTTATGCACCGGTAGAGAAGCTTAGAATTGTGATAGTGGACAGAGGCGAGCCGTGAGGTTGACAACTCGCAATTGACGTCGCTGCGAATGCGCCGACTGACCGACAATACTAGGTGCTAACTCAATTGGACCTTGCGAAATGTTACTGTAGTTATTATTGGAGGTGGTTGAGATGGagtgattaaataaaaataggtatTAATACGCGTAACGTTTCTGCAAGATAGACGTGACTATTTTAgactattatttaatatgtagagtgtaaattattattttgaaaatgttcTCCTTATATTTAGTGCCTAATTACGTCCAATTTTCTCTATTGTGTAATAGTTTCGTAAACATCTATCATACgaattataatacttatttattgataCGAGGTCAGTAGTAATAGCTGTTTGTTTGCGATATTATCTACAGATTGCAGATTTTGACAAATCTGATTTGTTTGTTTCTAGTCAGACGACTATCATTGTCTTTGTTAAACATAAAACGAAACGTTTCTGCGAACTGCACTTTATTAAGGAATCGGTTTGAAGGAGCGGCTGGGCCACTATTCCTGATGCacattattcatttaaataattacggcCGTAGCATAAAATAGagtcattaatttaaaaaaaacagtcccAGTCTTAATTCCTAAGCAAAGATTCCTTTTTTCGTACGTATGTTAAAATatcctattttaattttaaatatatt
Proteins encoded in this window:
- the LOC123718959 gene encoding homeobox protein caupolican isoform X2, which codes for MTSQFAFRGSPPNQSTISTASNSPPPAQAGMSGGAGGGGPGRASSPAASATRCCDTGRPIFQDPITGQTVCSCQYEFLNYQRLASGVPLSMYSSPYPDAAAAAGMAAYFPALAADQPPFYANTAAGIELKENLAASAASWPYPTVYHPYDAAFAGYPFNGYGMDLNGARRKNATRETTSTLKAWLNEHKKNPYPTKGEKIMLAIITKMTLTQVSTWFANARRRLKKENKMTWEPRNRVDDDDNNNDDDDHKSNDGKDGLDGKDSGTGSSEDGDRPQQRLDLLGQRTESEWSESRADSGPESPEPYERPIHPAFQHLPSRAPPGSTPASAKPRIWSLADMASKDGEVPAPPASASAFYQSAAAAAAARLAHPYRPELYRGLYPPTHPADVALLEYSRSLALAAPAPAPPAPSPSSSSTSSLAEPPPPSRA
- the LOC123718959 gene encoding homeobox protein caupolican isoform X3, whose product is MSGGAGGGGPGRASSPAASATRCCDTGRPIFQDPITGQTVCSCQYEFLNYQRLASGVPLSMYSSPYPDAAAAAGMAAYFPALAADQPPFYANTAAGIELKENLAASAASWPYPTVYHPYDAAFAGYPFNGRYGMDLNGARRKNATRETTSTLKAWLNEHKKNPYPTKGEKIMLAIITKMTLTQVSTWFANARRRLKKENKMTWEPRNRVDDDDNNNDDDDHKSNDGKDGLDGKDSGTGSSEDGDRPQQRLDLLGQRTESEWSESRADSGPESPEPYERPIHPAFQHLPSRAPPGSTPASAKPRIWSLADMASKDGEVPAPPASASAFYQSAAAAAAARLAHPYRPELYRGLYPPTHPADVALLEYSRSLALAAPAPAPPAPSPSSSSTSSLAEPPPPSRA
- the LOC123718959 gene encoding homeobox protein caupolican isoform X1 gives rise to the protein MTSQFAFRGSPPNQSTISTASNSPPPAQAGMSGGAGGGGPGRASSPAASATRCCDTGRPIFQDPITGQTVCSCQYEFLNYQRLASGVPLSMYSSPYPDAAAAAGMAAYFPALAADQPPFYANTAAGIELKENLAASAASWPYPTVYHPYDAAFAGYPFNGRYGMDLNGARRKNATRETTSTLKAWLNEHKKNPYPTKGEKIMLAIITKMTLTQVSTWFANARRRLKKENKMTWEPRNRVDDDDNNNDDDDHKSNDGKDGLDGKDSGTGSSEDGDRPQQRLDLLGQRTESEWSESRADSGPESPEPYERPIHPAFQHLPSRAPPGSTPASAKPRIWSLADMASKDGEVPAPPASASAFYQSAAAAAAARLAHPYRPELYRGLYPPTHPADVALLEYSRSLALAAPAPAPPAPSPSSSSTSSLAEPPPPSRA